The nucleotide window ACATGCGCATGAATCCGGAGCGCGGTCTTTCCGCCGCCGAGTGGCTGGAACGCGTGAAGCCGGACAAGCTCGCCTTCGCGTTGGCCGATCACTCCGATGAGCCTCGCGCGGAGCGATTGGCCGAGGCGCTCGCGGGCAAGCGTTTTTCCGGCACCCAGGCTTTTGCCGCAGCCATCCGCTCCAATCTTCCGGGACTCGATGATGAGGTGGTGGATCTGACCATCCGGCGCGTGTTCCAAGCGGTGCGGATCGCGGTAAACGAAGAATTCACAGCCCTCGATGCCTTCCTCCGTGCGCTGCCCGGCTGTTTGAAACCCGGCGGACGGGTGGCGGTTCTGACGTTCCATTCCGGTGAGGACCGGCGGGTGAAGAAAGCTTTCCAGGCAGGTTTGCGGGATGGCTTTTACTCGGAGATCAGCGAGGGCGTCATTACCGCCAGTCCGGAGGAACGCAGGAACAATCCGCGGAGCGCGCCCGCAAAGCTGCGCTGGGCGGAGAAATAGACGAATGCGGTGGCCCGGTGGCGCTGTCCGAGGTAAGATCCCCGGGTTAAGCCGCACATGAAAACGTGGTTCCTCCTGCCGCTGTTTTTTTGCACCACGCTCGCCATCGCCTCCGAAGACGATCCGGATGCCGATGCTTCCGAGCCGCCCGTGAAAAACACGGAAAAGGCACCGCTGAAATCCACGGATCCCTCCAAACGCCAGTGCCGCGGTGTCCATCTCGGATATGAGGCTCCCGCTGCCCGTGCCGCCTACATCGAGGTCACTCCCGAGAAATCATCTCCCGGCACCTACTTCTGCGCGCTGGGGTTCAATCGCGGGTATCTGGGCATCCAGGACTTTGGTGACGGGAGAAAAATCGCGATCTTCTCGGTGTGGGGAGCGAGTGATCCAACCGATTCCAAGAACCCTCCTCCTGCGGATGAACAACCGGTAACGCTCGTTCAAAAGGGTGACAATGTGCTGGAAGGCCGCTTGGGCGGCTACGGTATGGCAGGTCAGGCGCGGTTGGTCTTCCGATGGGAAATTGGCAAACCCACCCGCTTCTTCCTGCAGGCCAAAACCACGGAGGACGGCACCGATTTCACCGCCCATGTCTTCGATCCACTCCAGCTCAAGTGGCGCCTGGTGGGGATATTCCGCTCGCACGACAACGCGGGAAATGTGGAGGGGCTTTATTCGTTCATTGAGGACTTCCGGCGCAACTTCGAATCGGCGAAGGTCGTTCACAAGGCGGAGTATTCAAACGGATGGGTGCTGACGACGGACAACAAATGGCAACCGCTGCTGGAGGCCAGGTTCACCGCGGATGCCACGTCCGTCACCAACGTGGATGCCGGCCCCGTGCAGGACGGGTTCTTTCTCCAGACCGGCGGCGATACGGAGAACAAAACCGGCAGGCTTTGGCAGACGCTCACCCGCGAAGCGAAGAGCGAGCGTCCGGTGGATGTCGATGAACTATTGGGCAAATGACGATGGTGGCGATGTGGCTTGTATCCCCTTGCCCGTCCGAATCGCCGTGGCATGGTGAAGCGCATGAGCACCCGCGTCCTATGCCTGCTGGCCGATGGCTTCGAGGAACTTGAAACCATTGCTCCGGTGGATGTTCTGCGGCGTGCCGGGGTGGCGGTCACACTTGCCTCGCTGGGGGAGCTTCCGGTGACCGGTCGCAATGACATCCATCTGACAGCGGACGTCCGATTGTCGGATGAGTTGCCGGATGCTTACGATCTGCTGTTGCTGCCGGGTGGACCGGGTGTCGCCAAACTGCGGGAAGATGGTAGGCCGGCTGCTCTCGCCCGTATTTTTCACGAATCCGGCAAGCGCGTGGCGGCGATCTGTGCGGCGCCGCTCGTGCTGAAGGACGCCGGCATTCTCAGCGGCAGGCGTTTCACTGCTCACGACAGCACGTTGCGGGATCTGCCCGATGCAATCGTGAACGAACGGGTGGTGATCGAGGGAAATCTCATCACTTCCCGTGGTGCAGGCACGGCGGTGGATTTCGGTCTGGCTCTCGTCGCGGAACTCTGCGGACAGGAGCGTGCGGACGAGGTGGCGTCCTCCATCCACGCATATCTATGACCGGATGCCCGGCAAGGTGCCGGCCCTGACGACCCGGGTCTTCGGGATCGTGTCGTGCCAGCCGCATTTCGACACCCTGAAGAAAGAGAACGCATCGAACGGAATGAAACGGCACAACGAGCGGGCGAATGCCTGTCCGTAGGACGGTGCTTCCCCGTTCAGCGTCACGACCTTGGTGCCGGTGAAGAACTTGCCCGCCGAACGACCAAATGCTCCTTCCATCACCGTGTAGTAGGCGATGGTTACGGCATAGCTCGCGGCCAGGATTCCCCATGTGCTGCCGCCGGTTTCCCAATGCAGCCCGAGGCCCGGAATCAGCCGCAACCCTTGGAACAAAATCCGGTGTACGATGGTATCCAGAATGAGGTTGGCGAATCGAATCCCCAACGACAAAGGAACGAATTCGTCAGGAGCATCTCCGAGGAGCTCCGGCAATCCGGGAGCAGCGGGAGGACGGTAGGGATCGACAGGCTCCGAGGGCGACATGGGTTTTACCTATGATTCACTCAAGCTTCCGACCCGGCGCATTCCGGCCATACCCGGATGTTAGAACGGAAACTTCCCGCCCAGTCCCTTGAGCATGTCGCCGAGGCCGCCCATGCCTCCGCCACCCATTCCGCCGAGTTGCTTCATCATCCCTTTCATTTTTCCCGGGGACTTCATCATCTTCCGCATCTCGCCGAACTGTTTGAGCAGCGTGTTCACCTCGGGCAGCGTTGTTCCCGAGCCAGCCGCGATGCGCGCGCGGCGCGTGCCCTTGATGATCTCCGGGCGGCGGCGCTCGTCCGGAGTCATGGACAGCACGATGGCCTCGGTGCGCTTCAGCTTGCCGGTGTCGAAGGCGTTCGAGGGAAGCTGCTTCTTGATCTTGTTGAAGCCGGGCATCAGACCGAGCAGGCCTTCGAGCGGTCCCAGCTTCTGGATCATCTTCATCTGGTCGAGGAAGTCGGTGAAATCGAACTTGCCCTCCTGCATGCGCTGCATCGAGCGCATGGCGTCTTCCTCGTTCAACTTGCCGGCGACCTGCTCGACCATGCCGACGATGTCGCCCATGCCCAGGATGCGGTCGGCCATACGGCTCGGGTGGAATTCGAAAAGCTGGTCCAGCTTCTCCCCTTCCCCGGCAAACTTGATCGGCTTTCCGGTCACGGCGCGCATCGAGAGCGCGGCACCACCGCGGGCGTCACCATCGAGCTTGGTCAGGATGATGCCGGTGATGCCCACCGCTTCATCGAAATGCTTCGCCACGGATACGGCCTGCTGGCCGGTGGCGGCATCCGCCACGAGCAGGGTTTCCTTCGGCTGGAGGAAGGCGTGCAGGCGTTTGAGTTCCTCCACGAGACGTTCGTCGATTTCCTGGCGGCCCGCGGTGTCGAAAAGGATCACCGTGCCATGTTCGCGTTCGGCCCATGCCAGCGCATCCTTCGCCACCTTTACCACGTCCTTCTCGGAGGCATCCGGCGTATAGACCGGCACGTCGATCTGCTTGGCCAGCGTCGCGAGCTGATCGATGGCTGCGGGCCGATACAAGTCGCAGGCCACCAGCAGCGGCCGGCGGCCTTCTTTCTTGAGGCGGGCTGCGAGCTTTGCGGAAGTGGTGGTCTTGCCCGCGCCGTTCAGACCGCAGATGAGGATGCGGGCCGGCGGATTGAGATCGAGCGGTGCCTGGTCGGCGCCGAGCAGGGCTTCCAGTTCATCGTGGAAGATTTTGACGATCTGCTCGCCCGGTTTGATCGACTTCAGCACCTCCGCGCCCATCGCCTTTTCCTTCACATTGGCGATGAAATCCTTCGCCACGCCGAACTCCACGTCCGCCTCAAGCAGGGCGATGCGGATCTCGCGGAGCGCGTCCGCGATGTTCTTTTCGGAAATGTGACCGACGCCGCGGAGTTTGCGGAAGGTCTTGTCGAGATTGTCGGAAAGGGATGAGAACATGGTTGGGAAAAGTTGTCAGGGTTGGGAGGGCACCATGGCGGGACTCACTGTTGGGAATCGTCCGGGAGGTAGGCGGCATCGCGGTCGATCTGGAAGGACCAGCGCAATGGTGTTTCGGGAGCCTTGCCCTTGGTGTCCTTCCACGTGACGGTGACCTGGCAGCCGGGTTGGCGGAGCTTGCGGTTCACCCGCCATGACACCCGCTTGGCCTTGGGATCGAACTGGGCGGGCACTTCACCGAAACCGGCCACCTTCATCACCACCGAGGCGGGATCGAGATCCGCGATCGTGGCCAGATCCGCGGTGATGAGCGGCAGGCGGTTGTTGATCACCGCGCCTGCTTCCGGTGAAACCGGCACGGGAGTGGTCTGAGCGACACCCGGAGCATTCCCCGGAGCCCCGGCGACCGCGCCGCCTTCGCGGAAGGACGAGGCGAGTTCGAAAATCTTGTCATTGTTCCCGAAGATCATGTAGCGCGGCACCGTCATTGCCGGAGTCGACCGCTTCACCTTGCCGGGAATCACCGTGAAGAGGTTGTCGTAGCCGAACTCGTCGGCCAGCTTGAACATCTCGTCGGTGTGATAGCCTCCCGGGTAGGCGTAGCTTGCGACCTTGCAGTTGAACTTGCTTTCGAGGAAACGCTTGGACTCCCCCAGTTCCTTGCGGAGGAATGCATCGTAATCATCCGGTCCTTTCTTGGCATGGGACTTCACCGTCGATGGGAACGGGTGGCTGACGGAGTGGCTGCCGATCGCCGCGCCGTTCTTCTGCATTTCCTCGATCATCGCCGAGGACATCGACTTGCCGCCCACGTCGATGTATTCCTTGTACAAATACAGGACGAATGGGTAGTTGAACTCCTTCAGGATCGGATAGGCGTCGGTATAGACCGACTTCCAGCCGTCATCCAGGGTGATGAGCATGCAGCGTTCCGGCAGCGTCTTCTGGCCTCTCCGCCACGCGAGGTAATCGTCCAGCGAGATCACCGTGATCCCGAGCTGGCGGATGGTTTCCATCTGCTTCCGGAACTTCGAGGTCCGGATGCGCATGGCAGTCTCCGGCTGGGTCTCGGAAAGCTCGTGATAGCCCAGCACGGCCACGCGGGTGGCGTCATCCTGGATCACCGGCGGCTCCGCGGGAGGAGCGGGTGGTGCCGCTGGCGCGGGGGCCGGTTCCTGCGCATGGAGCAGCGTGGCGGCGGAGAAAAGGGCGATGAAAAAGCGGCGGAACATTCCGGCGCGGAAAGTAGGGCCGGAACCCCACATTGGAAAGGGCAGAAACGCCCCGCGATTTCGCTTCACACGTGCCGACTGGCTTGACCCTGCGGCGGCCTCCCCGTACGTACACCCCATGAATCCGCTCTACGAAGGCAAGGCGAAGCGTCTCTGGGCCACCGAGGACCCGAACGTCCTCCGCATGGAGTTCAAAAACGATGCCACGGCCTTCAACGGCGAGAAAAAGGCCCAGTTCGAGAACAAGGGCCGCCTCAACAACGCGATCAGCACCTTGATCTACGGATTCCTTGAAAAAGAAGGAGTTCCGACCCATTTCGTGCGCCAGATCGACGACACCAATGTGGAAGTCCGCAAGGTGGACATCCTGATGGTGGAGGTGATCATCCGCAATATTTCCGCCGGCAGCTTCTGCAAGCGCACCGGCATCGAGGAAGGCCGCGCGTTCTCCCAGCCGATCATCGAGTTCTGTATCAAGAGCGACGAACTCGGCGACCCGCTGGTGAACGATGACTACATCCGCGAGCTCAGCCTCGCTACGGCGGACGAACTCGCCTTCCTTCGCCAGTCCGCGCTGAAGGTGAACACCATCCTCACCGACTTCTTCGCCAAATGCGGTTTGAAGCTCGTGGACTTCAAGCTCGAGTTCGGCCGTCTCGCCACCGATCCGAAGACCATCGTGCTGGCCGATGAGATCAGCCCGGACGGCTGCCGTCTGTGGGACCTGAAGACCGGCGAAAAAATGGACAAGGACCGCTTCCGCCGCGACCTCGGCAATGTCATGGAGGCCTATGCCGAAGTGCTGGAGCGCGTGAAGGAAGCCACCGCCTGAGAATTCCGGCGGTTCACCCTCATCCCGCGATGACTTCCGAACCGCCCCTCCCCATGCCCCCGGACGGTCTCACGTTCGGGGAAGTAAGCCTTTATTTTGATCGGCTGGTGCCTGCGGATCTGGTCCAGGGTTTCGCGCCCTATTACCACTTCCGCATTCTCAATCCGGATGGATGGGATGCCGGGCACGTGAATCTTCGGGTCGGAGACACCGATCACATCAATCTCTATGCCGGGCACATTGGCTACTCCGTTCATGAGCTTTATCGGGGGTTCGGCTATGCCCGGCAGGGCTGCCTCGCGGCCGCGCCCTTCATCCGGACGATCTATCCATCCGTGATCATCACCACGGACCCGGACAATGCAGCCTCCCTGCGCACGATTGAGAAGCTGGGCGCGGTGTTTCTGGAGGAAATCCCGGTGCCACCGCACGATCCCCAGTATCGTGGCGGCTCGCGCCGCAAGCGCCGCTTCCGCTGGGTGCCGTAGCCGGAACGGAAGACGACCGGACATTGCTGTCCGGCCGTCCATCGTTGCATGTTACCCCGGAAATCAAATGCCCGGCTTGATCTGGCCGGAGACCAGTTTCCACACAGGGCCGCTCGGATCGAATGGCGGTGATGCCGCCGTATCCACCGGCACCGGAGGCAGATCTCCGTCCAATCGGAAAAGCGGCAGGATCGGTGCTCCCGTTGGGGCTTTCCCATATGTCGCGCCGATCTCTTCGATGAAAAGGCTGGCACCGAAGACACCACCGGGAATCTCGCTGATG belongs to Luteolibacter ambystomatis and includes:
- the purC gene encoding phosphoribosylaminoimidazolesuccinocarboxamide synthase, which produces MNPLYEGKAKRLWATEDPNVLRMEFKNDATAFNGEKKAQFENKGRLNNAISTLIYGFLEKEGVPTHFVRQIDDTNVEVRKVDILMVEVIIRNISAGSFCKRTGIEEGRAFSQPIIEFCIKSDELGDPLVNDDYIRELSLATADELAFLRQSALKVNTILTDFFAKCGLKLVDFKLEFGRLATDPKTIVLADEISPDGCRLWDLKTGEKMDKDRFRRDLGNVMEAYAEVLERVKEATA
- a CDS encoding DJ-1 family glyoxalase III; the protein is MSTRVLCLLADGFEELETIAPVDVLRRAGVAVTLASLGELPVTGRNDIHLTADVRLSDELPDAYDLLLLPGGPGVAKLREDGRPAALARIFHESGKRVAAICAAPLVLKDAGILSGRRFTAHDSTLRDLPDAIVNERVVIEGNLITSRGAGTAVDFGLALVAELCGQERADEVASSIHAYL
- a CDS encoding RDD family protein, with product MSPSEPVDPYRPPAAPGLPELLGDAPDEFVPLSLGIRFANLILDTIVHRILFQGLRLIPGLGLHWETGGSTWGILAASYAVTIAYYTVMEGAFGRSAGKFFTGTKVVTLNGEAPSYGQAFARSLCRFIPFDAFSFFRVSKCGWHDTIPKTRVVRAGTLPGIRS
- a CDS encoding polysaccharide deacetylase family protein, whose translation is MFRRFFIALFSAATLLHAQEPAPAPAAPPAPPAEPPVIQDDATRVAVLGYHELSETQPETAMRIRTSKFRKQMETIRQLGITVISLDDYLAWRRGQKTLPERCMLITLDDGWKSVYTDAYPILKEFNYPFVLYLYKEYIDVGGKSMSSAMIEEMQKNGAAIGSHSVSHPFPSTVKSHAKKGPDDYDAFLRKELGESKRFLESKFNCKVASYAYPGGYHTDEMFKLADEFGYDNLFTVIPGKVKRSTPAMTVPRYMIFGNNDKIFELASSFREGGAVAGAPGNAPGVAQTTPVPVSPEAGAVINNRLPLITADLATIADLDPASVVMKVAGFGEVPAQFDPKAKRVSWRVNRKLRQPGCQVTVTWKDTKGKAPETPLRWSFQIDRDAAYLPDDSQQ
- a CDS encoding DUF3472 domain-containing protein, with product MKTWFLLPLFFCTTLAIASEDDPDADASEPPVKNTEKAPLKSTDPSKRQCRGVHLGYEAPAARAAYIEVTPEKSSPGTYFCALGFNRGYLGIQDFGDGRKIAIFSVWGASDPTDSKNPPPADEQPVTLVQKGDNVLEGRLGGYGMAGQARLVFRWEIGKPTRFFLQAKTTEDGTDFTAHVFDPLQLKWRLVGIFRSHDNAGNVEGLYSFIEDFRRNFESAKVVHKAEYSNGWVLTTDNKWQPLLEARFTADATSVTNVDAGPVQDGFFLQTGGDTENKTGRLWQTLTREAKSERPVDVDELLGK
- the ffh gene encoding signal recognition particle protein codes for the protein MFSSLSDNLDKTFRKLRGVGHISEKNIADALREIRIALLEADVEFGVAKDFIANVKEKAMGAEVLKSIKPGEQIVKIFHDELEALLGADQAPLDLNPPARILICGLNGAGKTTTSAKLAARLKKEGRRPLLVACDLYRPAAIDQLATLAKQIDVPVYTPDASEKDVVKVAKDALAWAEREHGTVILFDTAGRQEIDERLVEELKRLHAFLQPKETLLVADAATGQQAVSVAKHFDEAVGITGIILTKLDGDARGGAALSMRAVTGKPIKFAGEGEKLDQLFEFHPSRMADRILGMGDIVGMVEQVAGKLNEEDAMRSMQRMQEGKFDFTDFLDQMKMIQKLGPLEGLLGLMPGFNKIKKQLPSNAFDTGKLKRTEAIVLSMTPDERRRPEIIKGTRRARIAAGSGTTLPEVNTLLKQFGEMRKMMKSPGKMKGMMKQLGGMGGGGMGGLGDMLKGLGGKFPF
- a CDS encoding GNAT family N-acetyltransferase yields the protein MPPDGLTFGEVSLYFDRLVPADLVQGFAPYYHFRILNPDGWDAGHVNLRVGDTDHINLYAGHIGYSVHELYRGFGYARQGCLAAAPFIRTIYPSVIITTDPDNAASLRTIEKLGAVFLEEIPVPPHDPQYRGGSRRKRRFRWVP